The segment CTCGCATCATCATCCCTCCTAAAAAAAACATAGCCACCTTTAGCGACACCTTCCTCCACTACACCATTCTGACCACCGACATGGATAACCCTAACCTCACCCATCGTCGCGATGGTATCCTCACAGCAGAAAAACCTCAAATCCTCTCGCCCCACCACTTTGCCACTATACTATTGCAGGGATTTGGCCCAGAAGCACAAGAGTTCGTACAATCCATCCGACAAGCCCTTGCCCAATCCATCATCCTTAAATATGGTTTTATCATAAAAAAGACAGACACTCATTCCCAACTAATCCGCGAGCCCATCGATTCATGTCTACCCAAAATTCAAGCCGAGATACAAAAACTCGATGACCCCCTTCACACCCTACTTTCCGGACTGGAAGAAGGCTGGGAAATCATCCTAATTAAATTCACCCTATTTTATATCCACCATTCCACTCAGCATAACATACAAAATTTCCAACAAAGAGGCTTGCTATAAAAAACAAAATCGCTAGCCTGCGGCCAACTATTCACATCTGCCTGAGCAACCCCACATCAGTATGCGACAAATGCGACAAACCTCACCATACACTCCGCTACTCCTAATGCTAACGATCGTCGCTATTTTCGCACTCTCCATCAGCCCCGTAATGACTCAAGCGGGAAAAAATCACGAAACCTACATAGTCAAACCGGGCGACACCCTCTGGCAACTCGCTCGTTCCCGCGGATGCTCAGTCGAAGAAGTTAAAAAACTTAACCGCCTCAACTCCGACCTCATCCGTCCCAACCAAAAACTCATCTTTCCTAAACCTCGCGTCGTCACAATCACCCAAAAACCAGCACCAGTCGCCCCCGCAGGCAAGACTGTCAAGGTCATAAATTCCATACCCTCACCTGCTCCCAAGTTTTCCAAAGCAAACCCTAGCCTCTACTCCCTCCCCCTTAAAAAATCTTTCGCCTCGCCAACAAAAGTTCCTCGAACTCACACTACTCAAACACCATCAGAGCCTCTCCTCACATCCCCATCATCCCCCACCCAGATCAATCCTCGATCCATCTCCCTCGATCCACCCCCCTACATAGCCCAAAATCTCCCCCTCCGCAGCGCCTCTGCCAACCGCAGCCAAATCCAACTAAACCCCCAAGAAAGCAAATTCCAAATCGCTGAAGAACCAACATTCGACTACAATGAAGTATTCAACGACGAAATCAGCCTTACTCCTACAACTCTAATTACCCATAAAAAAGATCACCCACAGCAAATTCAAGCCACCTCCTCCAAGACTGACGATTCCACCCCCATTTCAATCACCAAAAAACTCACTCACTCACCCAAACACAACCACTCCTCAAAATTCCGCTCTCCCTTAATCTTCTCCCATACCACTCCGCCCCCCACCACCTCCTCTTCCAAACCCAACTCCAAAAACACGGTCTCCACAATCCCTCCCCTCACCCGCCTCCACACCCGCGTGCCCGGACGTGCTACTGAACAATTCCGAAACGAAATCCGCCGCATAGCCTCACAAGGCATAAAATACAAAGGCCGCTGGCGTCCCCCAGGCGAATCCGTCCCATGGGTCATGGATTGCTCCAACACCACTCGGTGGCTCTACCAACGCGTAGCCGGCGTCGATATCGGACGCACCGCCTCAGATCAATTCCTCAGCTTGCGCAACCGCGGACGCATCTGGATCGTCCCCAAAGACGCCTCCGGTAACCCCTCTCGCGATTTCCTCGAAAAAAACCTTCGCCCCGGTGACCTCCTCTTTTGGGAACACACCTACCGCCCCGTCCGCTGGCCCCCGATAACACATGTAGCCATCTACCTTGGCAAAGACGAAAAAGGACGCTACCTCATGGCCGCCTCAAACTCTAGCGGCACCTCCACCCGTCGCGGTGGCCCCAACATCTACGTGTTTCGCCCAGAAATGAACTTCGGTGGTTACCGCCCCATCGGCTCTTCCCGTTATCGTCACGGTCGCTTCGTAGCGATCGGACGCCCTGTAGACAACCTTGACCGCCAAACCTTTGCCCACCAAACAGAAGAAATGCGTGACCTCCTTCAATAAAACCTAACCGTCATGCCTACTTCTGCATCTATCACTCAGTTCATCCAACATCACTTCCGACACTTCAACGCAGCCGCCCTCAAAGAA is part of the Candidatus Methylacidiphilales bacterium genome and harbors:
- a CDS encoding LysM peptidoglycan-binding domain-containing protein, which codes for MRQMRQTSPYTPLLLMLTIVAIFALSISPVMTQAGKNHETYIVKPGDTLWQLARSRGCSVEEVKKLNRLNSDLIRPNQKLIFPKPRVVTITQKPAPVAPAGKTVKVINSIPSPAPKFSKANPSLYSLPLKKSFASPTKVPRTHTTQTPSEPLLTSPSSPTQINPRSISLDPPPYIAQNLPLRSASANRSQIQLNPQESKFQIAEEPTFDYNEVFNDEISLTPTTLITHKKDHPQQIQATSSKTDDSTPISITKKLTHSPKHNHSSKFRSPLIFSHTTPPPTTSSSKPNSKNTVSTIPPLTRLHTRVPGRATEQFRNEIRRIASQGIKYKGRWRPPGESVPWVMDCSNTTRWLYQRVAGVDIGRTASDQFLSLRNRGRIWIVPKDASGNPSRDFLEKNLRPGDLLFWEHTYRPVRWPPITHVAIYLGKDEKGRYLMAASNSSGTSTRRGGPNIYVFRPEMNFGGYRPIGSSRYRHGRFVAIGRPVDNLDRQTFAHQTEEMRDLLQ